The following proteins come from a genomic window of Lolium rigidum isolate FL_2022 chromosome 5, APGP_CSIRO_Lrig_0.1, whole genome shotgun sequence:
- the LOC124653944 gene encoding uncharacterized protein LOC124653944, which translates to MKACKQIAAMGAAATTDEADSKLAAKSDAIQLRKGKNAKGKLAVKSNGIEKPKTHDLSNVTRRLAVMNISLDMSEDEFLGLVTYQNIFWMGNFKGVYDKPSVDAIRRKAAENWKFFSDSEKAPYVAKGRVNKMHIAEAHEYCKTLKLKRVMINRMMNLKM; encoded by the exons ATGAAGGCGTGCAAGCAGATCGCAGCCATGGGAGCCGCCGCCACCACGGACGAGGCCGACAGCAA GTTGGCAGCGAAGAGCGATGCAATCCAATTGAGGAAGGGGAAGAATGCCAAGGGCAA GCTGGCGGTGAAGAGCAATGGAATAGAGAAGCCCAAGACCCATGACCTTTCCAATGTTACACGCAGGTTGGCGGTGATGAACATTTCACTGGACATGTCAGAGGATGAATTTCTTGGACTGGTCACCTACCA GAACATCTTCTGGATGGGCAACTTCAAAGGCGTCTATGACAAGCCGTCCGTAGATGCT ATTCGTAGGAAAGCTGCTGAAAACTGGAAATTCTTTAGCGATTCG GAGAAGGCCCCTTATGTAGCCAAGGGACGTGTGAACAAAATGCACATCGCTGAGGCTCATGAGTACtgcaag ACACTGAAGTTGAAGCGCGTGATGATAAACAGGATGATGAATCTGAAAATGTGA
- the LOC124651227 gene encoding DNA-binding protein MNB1B-like has protein sequence MKPCKQTASMGAAATDEAHSKSAAKSDAIQSRGKKAMGKLAVKSNGTEKPKTNAVSDVTRGFAVMSVTEEIARVELLALYSYQNAFWIKNFPGVCDRPSVDAIRKQAVENWKCFNDSDKAPYIARAHVNKIRIAKANEFKKTLKLTRLMTNKLMNLKM, from the exons ATGAAGCCTTGCAAGCAGACCGCATCCATGGGAGCCGCCGCCACGGACGAGGCCCACAGCAA GTCGGCAGCAAAGAGCGATGCAATCCAATCGAGGGGGAAGAAGGCCATGGGCAA ACTGGCGGTGAAGAGCAATGGAACCGAGAAGCCCAAGACCAATGCCGTTTCCGATGTTACACGCGGGTTCGCGGTGATGAGCGTTACAGAGGAAATTGCAAGGGTTGAATTGCTCGCCCTGTACTCTTACCA GAACGCCTTCTGGATAAAAAACTTTCCTGGCGTCTGTGACAGGCCGTCCGTAGATGCT ATTCGTAAGCAAGCCGTTGAAAACTGGAAATGCTTTAATGATTCG GACAAGGCCCCTTATATAGCCAGGGCACATGTGAACAAAATACGCATCGCTAAGGCCAACGAGTTCAAGAAG ACACTGAAGTTGACGCGCCTGATGACGAACAAGCTGATGAATCTGAAAATGTGA